Genomic segment of Pararhodobacter zhoushanensis:
CGCAATCGTCAGCCTCGCCGTCGCGCTGGCGCTGCCGTTCTGGATTTGAGGGCCCGCCATGAAAAACCGGCTGACCAACCTGACCGATCACCTTTTCGCCCAGCTCGAGCGCCTGGCCGAAGAGAACCTGACGCCCGAGCAGATCGAAACCGAGGCCAAGCGCGCCGAGGCCATCGTGTCGCTGGCCGATCGCGTGACCGACAACGCGCGCACCCAGCTGGCGGCGGCGAAACTCTTTGCCGAGCATGGTCAGCAGATCCTGCCGATGTTGCCCCAGATCGGGAAGGCATCGGAATGAAGGGTCAGAGCATTCCCTACTCCGACGCCGAACTGCGCTGGATCAAGCGCAACCGGGATCTGCCGCGCCGCGATCTGCACACGAAGTTCTGCGCGCTGTTCGATCGGAAGGACGTCTCGCGGATCAACCTGACGGCGCTGTGCAAGCGCAAGGGCTGGCTTACCGGGCGCACCGGGTGCTACGAGAAAGGTCGCGTGCCCGAGAACAAGGGCAAGCGCATGCCCTACAACGAGCGCAGCGCGGCGACCCAGTTCAAGTCGGGCCAGCGCCCTCACACATGGCGCGGCCCCGGGCACGAATCCACCGACAAGGACGGCTATGTCTGGCTCATCGTGGCCGAGACCAACCCGCACACCGGAGCCGATACTCGCCGCGTGATGAAACACCGCTGGCTTTGGGAGCAGGCGAACGGGCCGGTGCCTGACGGCCATGTGCTCAAAGCGCTGGATGGCGATCGTGGCAACACAGACCCCTCCAACTGGCGGGTGATCCCGAGGGCGCTTCTGCCGCGCCTGACCGGTCGCTTTGGCCGCGACTACGACGCCGCGCCGGACGAACTCAAACCCCTGATCATGGCCACCGCCGAGCTGGCGCAGATCGCAAGCGAGAAGAGGAAACGGCATGGCTGACCGAAAAGACACACTCCTTAGCTTTCTCCGCGACACGCGTCTCCACGAGATGACCATCGAGCTGGATCAGGGCGTTCACCGCTCGATCAGGTTTGGTCGCCCCGGATCTTCCGTATACCACTTCCGTCTCACCACCTGGGCCGGACATCTGGCGATCTCGGGTGACATGGGCACCTATGTGTTTGCGCGCCACCACGACATGTTCACCTTCTTCCGTCCAGTCGCCGGCAAGCTGGAGATCAACCCGCAGTACTGGCACGAGAAGATGCAGGCGGGCTGCAAGTATGGATCAGCGAAGACCTTCTCGGATGAGTGCTTCAAGAGCGCCGTGAAGGACATGACGGACAGGTGGGAAACCACTCTTGGCGAGGCCGACGATCTGCGCAAGGAAATCGCGGACGAACTCCTCAATGGCGACTGCTCGAACGAGCATGAGGCCTATGAGCTGCTGCGCGACTTCAGCTCGCGCGACGGCCACGAGTTCACAGATGTCGGCGACTATGACCTCACCGACTGGTCGCACGGTTTCCTCTGGGCGCTCTACGCCATCGTGTGGGGCATCAAGAAATATGACCAGCTGAAGGACGGGCGGACGCAGGCCGACCACGACCGGCGGGTATTGGCAGGGGATCGCGCTGATGCCTGACCGCGTCCAACTGTCCCGCGCCAAAGGCTGGCGGATGCCGGAGAACACCGTGAAGGTCGACCGCAGCACGAAATGGGGAAACCCGTTCACGATCGGCGACGCGCGCCGCCTCGAAACCGGGGCAACGTTTTTGCAAGAAGAAGTCAAGGACGCCGAAACCGCCGTGCGGTTTTTCCGCGACATGCTGGAATATCAGAACCGCCCTTATCCTACCGAGGCCGAAATCCGCACCGAGCTGCGCGGCAAGAACCTCGCCTGCTGGTGCAAGCCCGGCGCTCCCTGTCATGTCGATGTGTTGCTGGAGATCGCCAATGCCTGACAGACCCGACAGCCCTCCGCCTGTTTCCGCTGCACGGATTCTGGCTATATACCGTGCTACGAAATCGTTGCATCTGCGCACGGGTGGCGACCCAGCCGAGGCGTCTTTCGAGCTGCTGGCCGCAGCCTGCCTGATTATCCACGAGGCGCGCCCGATGCGCAGCGCAGCCGAAGTCATTGCAGACGTCGCCCCACATGCCGAGGTGACGGCGCTTGAATGGTTCTCCGACATGGTCGCCGAGTGGCGCAGGGGGATGCATAATGCCTGATCGCCGCATCACCCAACCGCGCATGTCGCCGCCGCACAAGGTCGGCAAGCGCGCAGTGGTCGTCTGCCTCGACCCCGGTGACTACCGGGCGCTCTACGAGCTGACGCTGACCGCTGGCACCAGCATGGCCGACTGCCTGCGTCAGCTGATCCGCGACGCAGCGCAGCGCTTGCCAACGGAGGAAGGGCAATGACCGTCTACGTCGACCCAGCCCGCCACCCTTACGGGCGCATGATGATGTGCCACATGATGGCGGATTCAACCGAGGAGCTGCTGGCGATGGCCGACAAGATCGGCGTCGCTCGCAAGTGGATCCAGAAGGCCGGATCGGTCTATGAGCATTTCGACATCGCCAAGGCGAAGCGTGAAGAGGCGGTGAGGCTGGGCGCGATCGAGGTCAGCGCCATGGACCTTGGCAGGCTGATCCGCTGGCACTCCGGGCGAGGTCCGAAGCCCGCCTTTGTGCCCGAGGCCAAGCCATGACCCGCGCCATCCGCCTCACCCTCAAGCGCCTCTTCTGCCGCCACCAGTGGGAGAGGATCAGCAACCATACCGAATGCGTCAAGTGCGGAAGGATTTGGAAATGACCGCCCGCGCCAGCATCACCTTTGCCCCGCGCCTGCTGCCGGTTGCCGAGGCTGCGGCGTATCTCGGGATCTCGCCATCGAAGCTGCGCGAGCTGCAGATCCCGCGTCGGATGCTGGGTGGCAAGCGCGTGTTTGACCGTATGGACCTTGACCGGTTTGCGTCGGATCTGCCC
This window contains:
- a CDS encoding DUF4031 domain-containing protein, with the translated sequence MTVYVDPARHPYGRMMMCHMMADSTEELLAMADKIGVARKWIQKAGSVYEHFDIAKAKREEAVRLGAIEVSAMDLGRLIRWHSGRGPKPAFVPEAKP
- a CDS encoding DUF4326 domain-containing protein yields the protein MPDRVQLSRAKGWRMPENTVKVDRSTKWGNPFTIGDARRLETGATFLQEEVKDAETAVRFFRDMLEYQNRPYPTEAEIRTELRGKNLACWCKPGAPCHVDVLLEIANA
- a CDS encoding helix-turn-helix domain-containing protein, producing MTARASITFAPRLLPVAEAAAYLGISPSKLRELQIPRRMLGGKRVFDRMDLDRFASDLPYEGDDQSKRDEAACDQAFGITP
- a CDS encoding HNH endonuclease signature motif containing protein, giving the protein MKGQSIPYSDAELRWIKRNRDLPRRDLHTKFCALFDRKDVSRINLTALCKRKGWLTGRTGCYEKGRVPENKGKRMPYNERSAATQFKSGQRPHTWRGPGHESTDKDGYVWLIVAETNPHTGADTRRVMKHRWLWEQANGPVPDGHVLKALDGDRGNTDPSNWRVIPRALLPRLTGRFGRDYDAAPDELKPLIMATAELAQIASEKRKRHG